A stretch of the Anaeromyxobacter sp. genome encodes the following:
- a CDS encoding YwiC-like family protein has translation MHHRLAPGPVPCYPTGPVSDEAASAPRPRSLLPQEHGAWGQLALPLLSALALGGPTPAALLLALATVLGFLAHEPWLVLLGHRGARAREVEGSRARRAMWGGLAAAAASGLTGAWLAPPVARLALLLPATLAAAVVAFVLARRERTIPGELTVVSALASSGFAVALAGGASLTVAAAATATWVLAFATSVFAVQVVLERSRARGGRDIGARSALVVGAIFAGGAAAALAAGLGWVVPAAAAPTALLSLVVCLGGFSPRQLKTLGWGLVGATSASFGLLLLLA, from the coding sequence GTGCACCACCGGCTCGCCCCGGGACCCGTTCCCTGCTATCCAACCGGCCCCGTGTCGGACGAAGCCGCCAGCGCCCCGCGCCCTCGCTCGCTCCTGCCCCAGGAGCACGGCGCCTGGGGCCAGCTCGCCCTGCCGCTCCTCTCGGCGCTGGCCCTGGGCGGCCCCACGCCGGCGGCCCTGCTGCTGGCCTTGGCCACCGTCCTCGGCTTCCTGGCCCATGAGCCCTGGCTGGTGCTGCTGGGCCACCGCGGCGCGCGCGCCCGGGAGGTCGAGGGTTCCCGGGCCAGGCGGGCCATGTGGGGCGGGCTGGCGGCCGCGGCGGCGAGCGGGCTCACGGGCGCCTGGCTGGCGCCCCCGGTGGCCCGCCTGGCGCTGCTGCTGCCGGCCACGCTGGCCGCCGCGGTGGTGGCCTTCGTGCTGGCCCGCCGCGAGCGGACCATCCCCGGGGAGCTGACCGTGGTGTCGGCGCTGGCCTCCTCCGGCTTCGCGGTGGCGCTGGCCGGCGGCGCCTCGCTCACGGTGGCGGCGGCGGCCACCGCCACCTGGGTGCTGGCCTTCGCCACCTCGGTCTTCGCGGTGCAGGTGGTGCTGGAGCGGTCCCGGGCGCGCGGCGGGCGCGACATCGGCGCCCGGAGCGCCCTGGTGGTGGGGGCCATCTTTGCGGGCGGCGCCGCGGCGGCGCTGGCGGCCGGGCTCGGCTGGGTGGTCCCGGCCGCGGCCGCCCCCACCGCGCTGCTCTCGCTGGTGGTCTGCCTGGGCGGCTTCTCCCCGCGGCAGCTGAAGACGCTGGGCTGGGGGCTGGTCGGCGCGACCAGCGCCTCCTTCGGCCTGCTGCTCCTGCTGGCCTGA
- a CDS encoding chemotaxis protein CheW yields MEQHATTVRLESDVAAMEQLGGKYMTFQLAKEVYGLEILAVREIIGLMEITRVPRVPEFIRGIINLRGRVIPVVDLRIKFGMAPVEATEQTVIIVVQCQVAGRALTMGLLVDLVLEVVTIDGAQIEPPPDLGSAAIEGQFIRGVGKTSHGVAFLLDTARILSGTDVTQLSGAVAHA; encoded by the coding sequence ATGGAACAGCACGCGACGACCGTCCGGCTCGAGAGCGACGTGGCGGCGATGGAGCAGCTCGGCGGCAAGTACATGACCTTCCAGCTCGCCAAGGAGGTCTACGGCCTGGAGATCCTGGCGGTCCGGGAGATCATCGGCCTGATGGAGATCACCCGGGTGCCGCGGGTGCCCGAGTTCATCCGCGGCATCATCAACCTGCGCGGGCGGGTCATCCCGGTGGTGGACCTGCGCATCAAGTTCGGCATGGCCCCGGTGGAGGCCACCGAGCAGACGGTGATCATCGTGGTGCAGTGCCAGGTGGCCGGCCGCGCCCTCACCATGGGCCTGCTGGTGGACCTGGTCCTCGAGGTGGTCACCATCGACGGCGCCCAGATCGAGCCGCCGCCTGACCTCGGCTCGGCCGCCATCGAGGGCCAGTTCATCCGCGGCGTGGGCAAGACCAGCCACGGCGTGGCCTTCCTGCTCGACACCGCCCGCATCCTGTCGGGCACCGACGTCACCCAGCTCAGCGGCGCCGTGGCGCACGCCTAG
- the pnp gene encoding polyribonucleotide nucleotidyltransferase: MTPIQVTAKVGDKDITLETGKVAKQAHGSIWTRMGESIVLVTVVSANEKKEGIDFFPLTVDYQEKLYAAGRIPGSYFKREGRLTERETLISRIIDRSCRPLFPDGYANETQIIATVVSFDQENDTDVLALTAASAALQCSDVPFNGPFAGVRVGRLNGQFVANPTLAQRAECDLDVIMAASKDAITMVEGGAREVSEAVMVDALLFGHAAAQPLLAAQLELHQKSGNKQKKSFEPPTSDEALKAKVKQLTWDKVKEAYGRHEKHDRYGRLSEIKKELLKALKEEAAGDAARLASISLREKEIKGYYEDVKYEYMRKMITDEGKRIGGRGTTDIRKITCEVGLLPRVHGSALFTRGETQALVGATLGTATDDQRIEGLTGMTYKRFMLHYNFPPFSVGECKFLRGAGRREIGHGVLAERALKAVLPDDVAKFPYVVRLVSDIMESNGSSSMASVCGGSLALLDAGVPIKAPVAGIAMGLIKEGEKIAILSDILGDEDHLGDMDFKVCGTAAGITSIQMDIKIGGVTREIMETALNQAAAGRKHILGEMAKTISEPRPDVSKYAPRITTIKIRPEFIKNVIGPGGKVIKDITARTGCSINIEDTGQIAIASSNSEAVLAAIKMIQNLTQEAEVGRIYTGTVRKIAEFGAFVEIFPGTDGLIHISELSDKRVKTVSEVLSEGDEVMVKVISVDRAGKIRLSRKEALADAAGKAPAGEAPKA; the protein is encoded by the coding sequence ATGACTCCCATCCAGGTCACCGCCAAGGTCGGCGACAAGGACATCACCCTCGAGACCGGCAAGGTCGCGAAGCAGGCCCACGGCTCCATCTGGACGCGCATGGGCGAGTCCATCGTGCTGGTCACGGTGGTCTCGGCCAACGAGAAGAAGGAGGGGATCGACTTCTTCCCCCTCACCGTGGACTACCAGGAGAAGCTCTACGCCGCCGGCCGCATCCCCGGCAGCTACTTCAAGCGCGAGGGCCGGCTCACCGAGCGCGAGACGCTCATCTCCCGCATCATCGACCGCTCCTGCCGGCCGCTCTTCCCGGACGGCTACGCCAACGAGACCCAGATCATCGCCACGGTGGTCTCCTTCGACCAGGAGAACGACACCGACGTGCTGGCGCTGACGGCCGCCTCGGCCGCCCTGCAGTGCTCCGACGTGCCGTTCAACGGCCCGTTCGCCGGGGTGCGCGTCGGCCGGCTCAACGGCCAGTTCGTCGCCAACCCCACCCTGGCCCAGCGGGCCGAGTGCGACCTGGACGTCATCATGGCCGCCTCCAAGGACGCCATCACCATGGTGGAGGGTGGGGCCCGCGAGGTCAGCGAGGCCGTCATGGTCGACGCGCTGCTCTTCGGCCACGCCGCCGCCCAGCCGCTGCTGGCCGCCCAGCTCGAGCTGCACCAGAAGTCCGGCAACAAGCAGAAGAAGTCCTTCGAGCCGCCCACCTCGGACGAGGCCCTCAAGGCCAAGGTCAAGCAGCTGACCTGGGACAAGGTCAAGGAGGCCTACGGCCGCCACGAGAAGCACGACCGCTACGGCCGGCTCTCCGAGATCAAGAAGGAGCTGCTCAAGGCCCTCAAGGAGGAGGCCGCCGGCGACGCCGCCAGGCTGGCCTCGATCTCCCTGCGCGAGAAGGAGATCAAGGGCTACTACGAGGACGTGAAGTACGAGTACATGCGCAAGATGATCACCGACGAGGGCAAGCGCATCGGCGGCCGCGGCACCACCGACATCCGCAAGATCACCTGCGAGGTCGGCCTGCTGCCCCGCGTGCACGGCTCGGCGCTCTTCACCCGCGGCGAGACCCAGGCCCTGGTGGGCGCCACCCTCGGCACCGCCACCGACGATCAGCGCATCGAGGGGCTGACGGGCATGACCTACAAGCGGTTCATGCTCCACTACAACTTCCCGCCGTTCTCGGTGGGCGAGTGCAAGTTCCTGCGCGGCGCCGGCCGCCGCGAGATCGGCCACGGCGTGCTGGCCGAGCGGGCCCTCAAGGCGGTCCTCCCGGACGACGTCGCCAAGTTCCCGTACGTGGTCCGCCTGGTCTCCGACATCATGGAGTCGAACGGCTCCTCCTCGATGGCCTCGGTGTGCGGCGGCTCGCTGGCGCTGCTCGACGCCGGCGTGCCCATCAAGGCCCCGGTGGCCGGCATCGCCATGGGCCTCATCAAGGAGGGCGAGAAGATCGCCATCCTCTCCGACATCCTCGGCGACGAGGACCACCTCGGCGACATGGACTTCAAGGTGTGCGGCACCGCCGCCGGCATCACCTCCATCCAGATGGACATCAAGATCGGCGGCGTGACCCGCGAGATCATGGAGACGGCGCTCAACCAGGCCGCCGCCGGCCGGAAGCACATCCTCGGCGAGATGGCCAAGACCATCTCCGAGCCGCGCCCGGACGTCTCCAAGTACGCCCCGCGCATCACCACCATCAAGATCCGCCCCGAGTTCATCAAGAACGTCATCGGGCCCGGCGGCAAGGTCATCAAGGACATCACCGCCCGCACCGGCTGCTCCATCAACATCGAGGACACCGGCCAGATCGCCATCGCCTCCTCCAACTCCGAGGCGGTGCTGGCGGCCATCAAGATGATCCAGAACCTCACCCAGGAGGCCGAGGTGGGCCGCATCTACACCGGCACCGTCCGGAAGATCGCGGAGTTCGGCGCCTTCGTGGAGATCTTCCCCGGCACCGACGGCCTGATCCACATCTCCGAGCTCTCGGACAAGCGGGTCAAGACCGTCTCCGAGGTGCTCTCCGAGGGCGACGAGGTGATGGTCAAGGTCATCTCGGTGGACCGCGCCGGCAAGATCCGGCTCTCCCGCAAGGAGGCGCTGGCCGACGCGGCCGGCAAGGCCCCCGCGGGCGAGGCGCCCAAGGCCTAG
- the rbfA gene encoding 30S ribosome-binding factor RbfA — protein sequence MSSGHDRPARVASEFAHELGQVLGRGLKDPRINALVTVTGAKMAPDLKDVTAYVSILGDEAQKKSTLEGLKAATAWLQREVARNLALRWTPHLRIVFDESVERGDRIDRLLREARARDTMTLAEKEAGEGEKQE from the coding sequence ATGAGCAGCGGACACGACAGGCCGGCGCGGGTGGCGAGCGAGTTCGCCCACGAGCTGGGGCAGGTGCTGGGGCGCGGCCTCAAGGACCCGCGCATCAACGCGCTGGTGACGGTGACCGGCGCCAAGATGGCGCCGGACCTGAAGGACGTGACGGCCTACGTCTCGATCCTGGGCGACGAGGCGCAGAAGAAGTCCACGCTGGAGGGGCTCAAGGCGGCCACCGCCTGGCTGCAGCGCGAGGTGGCGCGCAACCTGGCGCTGCGCTGGACGCCGCACCTGCGCATCGTCTTCGACGAGTCGGTGGAGCGCGGCGACCGCATCGACCGGCTGCTGCGGGAGGCCCGGGCCAGGGACACCATGACCCTGGCGGAGAAGGAAGCGGGCGAGGGCGAGAAGCAGGAGTGA
- the rpsO gene encoding 30S ribosomal protein S15, which yields MAMVQEKKTELVQKFKRHEKDTGSPEVQVALLSERITYLTEHFKTHKKDHHSRRGLLKLVGQRRRLLDYLRTIDVARYKTLIEQLGIRK from the coding sequence ATGGCGATGGTGCAGGAGAAGAAGACGGAGCTCGTGCAGAAGTTCAAGCGGCACGAGAAGGACACCGGGTCCCCCGAGGTGCAGGTGGCGCTGCTCTCCGAGCGCATCACCTACCTGACGGAGCACTTCAAGACCCACAAGAAGGACCACCACAGCCGGCGCGGGCTCCTCAAGCTCGTCGGCCAGCGGCGGCGGCTCCTCGACTACCTGCGGACCATCGACGTGGCCCGCTACAAGACCCTCATCGAGCAGCTGGGCATCCGCAAGTAA
- the truB gene encoding tRNA pseudouridine(55) synthase TruB produces the protein MHGVLLVDKPAGPTSHDVVLRVRRALGAPSAGHTGTLDPAATGLLVVCLGDALKLQRWLTDGDKAYLATVAFGAATDTEDATGQVTGRGDPAGLTEAAVRGALPALTGQLLQVPPMFSAVRVGGRRLHEAARAGDVVEREPRAVVVHALELLGLAPAGPDGLREAVLSVRCGKGTYVRTLAVDLGVALGVPAHLGALRRTAAGPFEVAQALPLAELEGLAAGGKEGRAALLARLIPPGETLTFPVVEVDAARARAVAQGKQITAPGQDGLVQVLGPGRRLLAVAELRDGAVRPVRVMLTPGDLDRP, from the coding sequence CTGCACGGCGTCCTGCTCGTCGACAAGCCGGCCGGCCCCACCTCGCACGACGTGGTGCTGCGGGTGCGGCGCGCCCTGGGGGCGCCCAGCGCGGGCCACACCGGCACGCTCGACCCGGCCGCCACCGGCCTGCTGGTGGTCTGCCTGGGCGACGCGCTCAAGCTGCAGCGCTGGCTCACCGACGGCGACAAGGCCTACCTGGCCACGGTGGCCTTCGGCGCCGCCACCGACACCGAGGACGCCACCGGCCAGGTGACCGGGCGCGGCGACCCGGCCGGGCTCACCGAGGCCGCGGTGCGCGGCGCCCTGCCGGCCCTCACCGGCCAGCTGCTCCAGGTGCCGCCCATGTTCTCCGCCGTGCGGGTGGGCGGCCGCCGGCTCCACGAGGCGGCCCGGGCCGGCGACGTGGTGGAGCGCGAGCCGCGCGCGGTGGTGGTCCACGCCCTCGAGCTGCTCGGCCTGGCGCCGGCCGGCCCGGACGGGCTGCGCGAGGCGGTCCTGTCGGTGCGCTGCGGCAAGGGGACCTACGTCCGCACCCTGGCCGTGGACCTGGGGGTGGCGCTGGGCGTCCCGGCCCACCTCGGGGCGCTCAGGCGGACCGCGGCCGGCCCCTTCGAGGTGGCGCAGGCGCTCCCGCTGGCGGAGCTGGAGGGGCTGGCGGCCGGGGGCAAGGAGGGGCGTGCGGCGCTCCTGGCGCGACTCATCCCTCCGGGGGAGACACTCACCTTCCCGGTCGTCGAGGTGGACGCCGCCCGGGCCCGGGCGGTGGCCCAGGGGAAGCAGATCACGGCGCCCGGCCAGGACGGCCTGGTGCAGGTCCTCGGCCCCGGCCGGAGGCTCCTGGCGGTGGCCGAACTGCGCGACGGGGCGGTGCGACCGGTGCGGGTCATGCTCACCCCGGGAGACCTGGATCGGCCCTGA
- a CDS encoding DUF503 domain-containing protein, whose product MFVGVLRLTLHLPSPGSLKSKRHLVRSAIDRVKARFNVSIAEVAENDLWQRSVLGVTAVANDHAFVNETLDKVAGFVAGVHGGQILLTGRDLSIEHWEDGLSEGTRTLAEAEGAIPWDPPEEDDR is encoded by the coding sequence ATGTTCGTCGGCGTCCTCAGGCTGACCCTGCACCTGCCCTCGCCGGGCTCGCTCAAGTCGAAGCGCCACCTCGTCCGCTCGGCCATCGACCGGGTCAAGGCGCGCTTCAACGTCTCCATCGCCGAGGTGGCGGAGAACGACCTGTGGCAGCGGAGCGTGCTGGGGGTCACCGCGGTGGCCAACGACCACGCCTTCGTGAACGAGACGCTCGACAAGGTGGCCGGCTTCGTGGCCGGGGTGCACGGCGGGCAGATCCTGCTGACCGGGCGCGACCTCAGCATCGAGCACTGGGAGGACGGGCTCTCGGAGGGGACCCGCACGCTGGCCGAGGCCGAGGGGGCCATCCCCTGGGACCCGCCCGAGGAGGACGACCGATGA
- a CDS encoding adenylosuccinate lyase, with product MIPRYTRAEMGRIWTSERRYRIWLDVELLACQAMVELGEVPAEDLAALRRVFDGYQLDAADVARIEEIEKTVKHDVIAFLTWAEEKGGPAARHLHKGMTSSDVLDTTLAVQLKEATALLLGGVDRVMAAVKKRALEHRRTPMMGRSHGIHAEPVTFGLKLAGWYDAWGRRRAALERAGQVVAVGTISGAVGTFANVDPQVEAFVMARLGLAGAEGAPTQVVNRDRHAEFFTALALCGATLEQHATEVRHLQRTEVREAEEPFTAGQKGSSAMPHKRNPILSENLTGMARLLRGWALAALEDVALWHERDISHSSVERVIGPDATIILDFSLQRFAGMIENLRVYPKRMQENLDQTGGLYEAQRVLLALVAKGVGRQQGYVYVQRNAMKVWEEGVDFRTALKGDAEVAALLSGTEIDACFALEYHLKHVDTVFRRVFGE from the coding sequence ATGATCCCCCGCTACACCCGCGCCGAGATGGGGCGCATCTGGACCAGCGAGCGCCGCTACCGCATCTGGCTCGACGTGGAGCTGCTGGCCTGCCAGGCCATGGTGGAGCTGGGCGAGGTGCCGGCCGAGGACCTGGCCGCCCTCAGGCGGGTCTTCGACGGCTACCAGCTCGACGCCGCCGACGTGGCGCGCATCGAGGAGATCGAGAAGACGGTCAAGCACGACGTCATCGCCTTCCTCACCTGGGCCGAGGAGAAGGGCGGCCCGGCGGCGCGCCACCTGCACAAGGGCATGACCTCCTCCGACGTGCTCGACACCACGCTGGCGGTGCAGCTCAAGGAGGCCACCGCGCTCCTGCTGGGCGGCGTGGACCGGGTCATGGCGGCGGTGAAGAAGCGGGCGCTGGAGCACCGCCGCACCCCCATGATGGGGCGCAGCCACGGCATCCACGCCGAGCCGGTCACCTTCGGCCTCAAGCTGGCGGGCTGGTACGACGCCTGGGGGCGCCGCCGCGCCGCCCTGGAGCGGGCCGGCCAGGTGGTGGCGGTGGGCACCATCTCCGGGGCGGTGGGCACCTTCGCCAACGTGGACCCCCAGGTGGAGGCCTTCGTGATGGCCCGGCTCGGCCTGGCCGGCGCCGAGGGGGCGCCCACCCAGGTGGTCAACCGCGACCGCCACGCCGAGTTCTTCACGGCGCTGGCGCTGTGCGGCGCCACCCTGGAGCAGCACGCCACCGAGGTGCGCCACCTGCAGCGCACCGAGGTGCGCGAGGCGGAGGAGCCCTTCACGGCCGGGCAGAAGGGCTCGTCGGCCATGCCGCACAAGCGCAACCCCATCCTCTCGGAGAACCTCACCGGCATGGCCCGCCTGCTGCGCGGCTGGGCGCTGGCGGCGCTGGAGGACGTGGCGCTGTGGCACGAGCGCGACATCAGCCACTCGTCGGTGGAGCGGGTCATCGGCCCGGACGCCACCATCATCCTGGACTTCAGCCTGCAGCGCTTCGCCGGGATGATCGAGAACCTGCGCGTCTACCCGAAGCGCATGCAGGAGAACCTGGACCAGACTGGTGGCCTCTACGAGGCGCAGCGGGTGCTGCTGGCCCTGGTCGCCAAGGGGGTCGGCCGGCAGCAGGGCTACGTCTACGTGCAGCGCAACGCCATGAAGGTCTGGGAGGAGGGGGTGGACTTCCGCACCGCCCTGAAGGGAGACGCCGAGGTGGCGGCCCTGCTGAGCGGCACCGAGATCGACGCCTGCTTCGCCCTCGAGTACCACCTCAAGCACGTGGACACGGTCTTCCGCCGGGTCTTCGGCGAGTAG
- the dut gene encoding dUTP diphosphatase has translation MAGTQVTLKVTRVGGRGAPLDLPRYETDLAAGLDLRADEPVALAPGERAMVPTGLALEIPPGFEGQVRPRSGLAARHGVGLLNAPGTVDADYRGEVKVILVNHGQAAVRFERGERIAQLVIAPVARATLVVAEALGETGRGAGGFGSTGR, from the coding sequence ATGGCCGGCACGCAGGTGACGCTGAAGGTGACGCGGGTGGGCGGGCGCGGCGCGCCCCTCGACCTGCCGCGCTACGAGACGGACCTGGCCGCCGGCCTGGACCTGCGCGCCGACGAGCCGGTGGCCCTGGCCCCGGGCGAGCGGGCCATGGTGCCCACCGGCCTGGCGCTGGAGATCCCGCCCGGCTTCGAGGGGCAGGTGCGGCCGCGCTCCGGCCTGGCGGCGCGCCACGGCGTGGGGCTGCTCAACGCACCCGGCACGGTCGACGCCGACTACCGGGGCGAGGTGAAGGTGATCCTGGTGAACCACGGCCAGGCGGCGGTGCGCTTCGAGCGGGGCGAGCGCATCGCCCAGCTGGTCATCGCCCCGGTGGCGCGCGCCACCCTGGTGGTGGCCGAGGCGCTCGGCGAGACCGGGCGCGGCGCCGGCGGCTTCGGGTCCACCGGGCGCTGA
- the infB gene encoding translation initiation factor IF-2 translates to MSKKRVHELAKQLKEQGIELSNQELVDKLHQLGFDVKSHSSSLDDDQAQAAFERIVGEKKPKAPAPRPAGPGFVVRKKSTLPPPPPPPVVAPPPPPEPVEEEPAYLPEEAPLEEAPPEEAPAVEPLAAVAAEPAPAAAVAAAPVDPAAPAPAAAPAPAAAPAAAAPAPGLPTAPARPPAAPGAVGTLPPAPRPVDPRTMRPTSTQAVVISRPLVPVRRVTPPTGSGSRFPAAPGPRALGEVRELKVVPGTLGREREFIDVSRDKNKGKKTSGRPADEAAKGLNPQALLNAAMQDRTYVPIRGKKKKPTKKGAKTQVTERAEHKKVIRIEESISVSALSQAMGVKASDIIRKLMQGGTMATINQLVPAELAATLAEGFGYKVEKQGFEVEEFIPELEVDESKLVNRPPVVTVMGHVDHGKTSLLDAIRKADVAAGEAGGITQHIGAYSVMTTHGPITFLDTPGHEAFTAMRQRGAQVTDLVVLVVAADDGVMPQTTEAIKHAKAAGVTILVAINKIDKPGATAERVMQQLTEYQLVPEQWGGTTIMMPVSARTKQGLPELLEYIALQAEVLDLKSNPEALAAGVVVEAKLEKGRGPVATVLVQEGTLRVGDALVTGSEYGKVRAMMNERGEQVKEVGPGYPVEVLGLSGVPTAGDEFDVVEDEKSAKEVASHRAEKARTKELSNVKRATLEDLFAKAKSGGKVLNVVVKADVQGSSEAVTQALEKCATKKVGVRILDTGVGVITESDVLTAAAGKGIIVGFHTRMETKVEQIASQQGVKILQFDIIYEAVDKIREEMVALLPPIIREKPLGKAEVRQVFNITKVGVIAGSAVLEGAIRRQALGRVTRDKKVVHSGKIVSLKRLKDDVREVLAPLECGIGVDGFTDFKAGDIIDIFELEELKQSLD, encoded by the coding sequence ATGTCCAAGAAGCGCGTACACGAGCTCGCGAAGCAGCTGAAGGAACAGGGGATCGAGCTCTCCAATCAGGAGCTGGTCGACAAGCTCCACCAGCTCGGCTTCGACGTGAAGAGCCACTCGTCGTCGCTGGACGACGACCAGGCCCAGGCTGCCTTCGAGCGGATCGTCGGGGAGAAGAAGCCCAAGGCGCCCGCGCCGCGGCCGGCTGGCCCCGGCTTCGTGGTCCGCAAGAAGTCCACGCTGCCGCCGCCCCCGCCGCCGCCGGTGGTCGCGCCGCCGCCCCCCCCCGAGCCGGTCGAAGAGGAGCCGGCCTACCTGCCCGAGGAGGCCCCGCTCGAGGAGGCCCCGCCCGAGGAGGCCCCCGCGGTCGAGCCGCTGGCGGCCGTCGCCGCCGAGCCTGCCCCGGCCGCCGCGGTCGCCGCCGCGCCGGTGGACCCGGCCGCGCCGGCCCCCGCCGCCGCGCCGGCCCCGGCCGCCGCTCCCGCCGCCGCCGCGCCCGCCCCGGGCCTGCCGACCGCGCCGGCCCGTCCGCCCGCCGCCCCGGGCGCCGTCGGCACGCTGCCGCCCGCGCCGCGCCCGGTCGATCCGCGCACCATGCGCCCCACCTCCACCCAGGCGGTGGTCATCTCCCGGCCGCTGGTGCCGGTGCGCCGGGTCACGCCGCCTACCGGCTCCGGCTCCCGCTTCCCGGCCGCTCCGGGCCCGCGCGCCCTCGGCGAGGTCCGCGAGCTCAAGGTGGTGCCCGGCACGCTGGGCCGCGAGCGCGAGTTCATCGACGTCAGCCGCGACAAGAACAAGGGCAAGAAGACGTCGGGCCGGCCGGCCGACGAGGCCGCCAAGGGGCTCAACCCCCAGGCGCTCCTCAACGCCGCCATGCAGGACCGCACCTACGTGCCCATCCGCGGCAAGAAGAAGAAGCCGACCAAGAAGGGGGCGAAGACGCAGGTGACCGAGCGGGCCGAGCACAAGAAGGTGATCCGCATCGAGGAGTCCATCTCGGTGTCGGCGCTCTCGCAGGCCATGGGCGTCAAGGCCTCCGACATCATCCGCAAGCTGATGCAGGGTGGCACCATGGCCACCATCAACCAGCTGGTCCCGGCCGAGCTGGCCGCGACGCTGGCCGAGGGCTTCGGGTACAAGGTCGAGAAGCAGGGCTTCGAGGTCGAGGAGTTCATCCCCGAGCTCGAGGTGGACGAGTCCAAGCTGGTGAACCGCCCGCCGGTGGTCACCGTCATGGGCCACGTCGACCACGGCAAGACCTCGCTGCTGGACGCCATCCGCAAGGCCGACGTGGCCGCGGGCGAGGCCGGCGGCATCACCCAGCACATCGGCGCCTACTCGGTGATGACCACCCACGGGCCCATCACCTTCCTGGACACCCCGGGCCACGAGGCCTTCACGGCCATGCGGCAGCGCGGCGCCCAGGTCACCGACCTGGTGGTGCTGGTGGTGGCGGCCGACGACGGCGTCATGCCGCAGACCACCGAGGCCATCAAGCACGCCAAGGCGGCCGGGGTCACCATCCTGGTGGCCATCAACAAGATCGACAAGCCGGGCGCCACGGCCGAGCGGGTCATGCAGCAGCTCACCGAGTACCAGCTGGTGCCCGAGCAGTGGGGTGGCACCACCATCATGATGCCGGTCTCGGCGCGCACCAAGCAGGGGCTGCCCGAGCTCCTCGAGTACATCGCCCTGCAGGCCGAGGTGCTGGACCTCAAGTCCAACCCCGAGGCGCTGGCGGCCGGCGTGGTGGTGGAGGCCAAGCTGGAGAAGGGGCGCGGCCCGGTGGCCACGGTGCTGGTGCAGGAGGGCACGCTGCGGGTGGGCGACGCCCTGGTGACCGGCTCCGAGTACGGCAAGGTCCGCGCCATGATGAACGAGCGCGGCGAGCAGGTGAAGGAGGTCGGCCCCGGCTACCCGGTGGAGGTGCTCGGCCTCTCCGGCGTGCCCACCGCCGGCGACGAGTTCGACGTGGTGGAGGACGAGAAGTCGGCCAAGGAGGTGGCCAGCCACCGCGCCGAGAAGGCCCGCACCAAGGAGCTCTCCAACGTCAAGCGGGCCACCCTGGAGGACCTCTTCGCCAAGGCCAAGTCCGGCGGCAAGGTCCTCAACGTGGTGGTCAAGGCCGACGTGCAGGGCTCCTCCGAGGCCGTCACCCAGGCCCTGGAGAAGTGCGCCACCAAGAAGGTGGGGGTGCGCATCCTCGACACCGGCGTGGGCGTCATCACCGAGTCCGACGTCCTCACCGCCGCGGCCGGCAAGGGCATCATCGTCGGCTTCCACACGCGGATGGAGACCAAGGTCGAGCAGATCGCCAGCCAGCAGGGCGTCAAGATCCTGCAGTTCGACATCATCTACGAGGCGGTCGACAAGATCCGCGAGGAGATGGTGGCGCTGCTGCCGCCCATCATCCGCGAGAAGCCGCTCGGCAAGGCCGAGGTCCGGCAGGTCTTCAACATCACCAAGGTCGGCGTCATCGCCGGCTCGGCGGTGCTGGAGGGCGCCATCCGGCGCCAGGCCCTGGGCCGCGTCACCCGCGACAAGAAGGTGGTCCACTCCGGCAAGATCGTCAGCCTCAAGCGGCTGAAGGACGACGTCCGCGAGGTGCTGGCCCCCCTGGAGTGCGGCATCGGGGTGGACGGCTTCACCGACTTCAAGGCGGGCGACATCATCGACATCTTCGAGCTCGAGGAGCTGAAGCAGTCGCTCGACTAG